In Ilumatobacter fluminis, the following proteins share a genomic window:
- a CDS encoding maleylpyruvate isomerase family mycothiol-dependent enzyme, which translates to MEIARLYRDVQRSFVELVADLDADQWALPSPCTPEWTVRDVLSHVAGVSIDIVDGNVEGAATDPWTAAQVDRWRDTPVDELIERWNAAIGPAADGIEAFGQPLPIFDCHSHEHDVRTAVGRPGNRDSEAMSVIVDALLHHDFGRPLTIDCTDRAAVTNEGEGEPLQLSGVTGFEVARSRLGRRSRRQVESWDWSEPIGDDVFAAWFRFGPNPVDIVE; encoded by the coding sequence ATGGAGATCGCGCGCCTCTACCGTGACGTCCAGCGTTCGTTCGTCGAACTCGTCGCCGACCTCGACGCCGACCAGTGGGCGCTCCCGTCGCCCTGCACGCCGGAGTGGACCGTTCGCGACGTGTTGTCCCACGTCGCCGGGGTGAGCATCGACATCGTCGACGGCAACGTCGAGGGAGCGGCCACCGATCCGTGGACGGCTGCCCAGGTCGACCGATGGCGCGACACTCCGGTCGACGAACTGATCGAACGCTGGAACGCCGCCATCGGACCGGCGGCCGACGGTATCGAGGCGTTCGGCCAGCCGCTGCCGATCTTCGACTGCCACAGTCACGAACACGACGTGCGCACCGCGGTCGGTCGCCCCGGCAACCGCGACAGCGAGGCGATGAGCGTCATCGTCGACGCCCTGCTCCACCACGACTTCGGCCGTCCTCTCACGATCGACTGCACCGACAGGGCGGCGGTGACGAACGAGGGCGAGGGCGAGCCGCTCCAACTGTCGGGAGTGACGGGGTTCGAGGTCGCACGGTCGCGGCTCGGTCGTCGCTCGCGACGTCAGGTCGAATCGTGGGACTGGAGCGAGCCGATCGGCGACGATGTGTTCGCCGCCTGGTTCCGCTTCGGGCCGAACCCCGTCGACATCGTCGAGTAG
- a CDS encoding thiamine ABC transporter substrate-binding protein: protein MRATTRLTAAVLALGLVVAACGDDSNDTEGSADTQPNDAAVEESADEPVDDTVVTDETTSATDEADEESDDGAGAETVTLVAYDSFPAADDENPVHQALAEFTAETGVEVELLVAGDTGTMLSKAELTAGNPEGDVMWGIDNTFLSRAVDAGVFEPYVSPALADVPAEFTALVPNGEATPVDFGDVCVNYDIAALDELGIDPPTSLEELAEEHADLLVVENPATSSPGLAFMMATIAEFGDDWTEFWQALADGGVEVVDSWTTAYYESFSWAGGERPFVVSYGSSPPFEVLYAEEPMDTAPTGVIAETCFRQVEFAGVLAGTDAPEAARQLVDFLVSERFQREVPLNLFVWPVNETVELDPVFTDFATIPDSPLSLDPAEIDANRSAWIDEWTEIMS, encoded by the coding sequence ATGAGAGCCACCACTCGCCTGACTGCCGCCGTGCTCGCACTCGGCCTCGTCGTCGCCGCCTGCGGCGACGACAGCAATGACACCGAGGGCAGCGCCGACACCCAACCGAACGACGCCGCTGTCGAGGAGTCGGCCGACGAACCCGTTGACGACACCGTCGTGACCGACGAGACGACGTCGGCGACCGACGAAGCCGACGAGGAGAGCGACGACGGGGCCGGCGCCGAGACCGTCACCCTCGTGGCGTACGACTCGTTCCCGGCGGCCGACGACGAGAACCCCGTGCACCAGGCACTCGCCGAGTTCACCGCCGAGACCGGGGTCGAGGTCGAGCTGCTCGTCGCCGGTGACACCGGGACGATGCTCTCGAAGGCCGAGCTGACCGCCGGCAACCCCGAAGGTGACGTGATGTGGGGCATCGACAACACGTTCCTGTCGCGCGCCGTCGACGCCGGCGTGTTCGAACCGTACGTGTCGCCGGCGCTCGCCGACGTCCCCGCCGAGTTCACCGCCCTCGTGCCGAACGGCGAGGCGACCCCGGTCGACTTCGGTGACGTGTGTGTGAACTACGACATCGCCGCGCTCGACGAACTGGGCATCGACCCGCCGACCTCACTCGAAGAACTCGCCGAGGAGCACGCCGACCTGCTCGTCGTGGAGAACCCGGCGACGTCGTCGCCCGGGCTGGCGTTCATGATGGCGACCATCGCCGAGTTCGGCGACGACTGGACCGAGTTCTGGCAGGCGCTCGCCGACGGCGGCGTCGAGGTGGTCGACAGCTGGACGACCGCCTACTACGAGTCGTTCTCGTGGGCCGGCGGCGAGCGGCCGTTCGTCGTCAGCTACGGATCGAGCCCGCCGTTCGAGGTGCTGTACGCCGAGGAGCCGATGGACACCGCCCCGACGGGCGTGATCGCGGAGACGTGCTTCCGTCAGGTCGAGTTCGCCGGTGTGCTCGCCGGCACCGACGCACCCGAGGCGGCGCGTCAGCTCGTCGACTTCCTCGTGTCGGAGCGCTTCCAGCGCGAGGTGCCGCTCAACCTGTTCGTGTGGCCGGTGAACGAGACCGTCGAGCTCGACCCCGTCTTCACCGACTTCGCGACGATCCCCGACTCGCCGCTGTCGCTCGACCCGGCCGAGATCGACGCCAACCGCTCGGCCTGGATCGACGAGTGGACCGAGATCATGTCGTGA
- a CDS encoding maleylpyruvate isomerase family mycothiol-dependent enzyme, producing the protein MSDALEPLHDSSWYIRHLTEEGARFAAAVERGPLDAGVAACPGWQLTNLVEHLGLIHRWATYVVEHGEPPTADAGPPPKPGRDDLAGWYRESLAGLLAALDRLDPDGPTWHPFPVEQVGRVWPRRQAHETAMHRWDAERAVGEPSPFDPELASDGIDEYFEITIPRLMVREGIELPTGSLHVHCTDVEGEWLVWNDGGEYRLKRAHEKGDAALRGPAAAILLRLWGRDSPLSDELSPVGDEQVLADWLSIAGM; encoded by the coding sequence GTGAGTGACGCCCTGGAACCGCTGCACGACTCGAGCTGGTACATCCGGCATCTGACCGAAGAAGGCGCACGGTTCGCAGCGGCGGTCGAACGCGGGCCGCTCGACGCGGGTGTCGCTGCGTGCCCCGGCTGGCAGCTGACGAATCTCGTCGAGCACCTCGGCCTGATCCACCGGTGGGCGACCTACGTCGTCGAGCACGGCGAACCCCCGACCGCCGATGCCGGCCCTCCGCCCAAACCCGGTCGTGACGACCTGGCCGGGTGGTATCGCGAGAGCCTCGCCGGGCTCCTCGCTGCGCTCGATCGGCTCGACCCCGACGGCCCGACGTGGCACCCGTTCCCCGTCGAGCAGGTGGGACGCGTGTGGCCTCGTCGCCAGGCCCACGAGACGGCGATGCACCGATGGGACGCCGAACGCGCCGTCGGCGAGCCGTCGCCGTTCGACCCCGAACTGGCGAGCGACGGGATCGACGAGTACTTCGAGATCACCATCCCCCGCCTCATGGTCCGCGAGGGCATCGAGCTGCCCACCGGGAGTCTGCACGTCCACTGCACCGACGTCGAAGGCGAATGGCTCGTCTGGAACGACGGCGGCGAGTACCGGCTGAAGCGGGCGCACGAGAAAGGCGACGCAGCGCTGCGGGGTCCGGCGGCAGCGATCCTGCTCCGGCTGTGGGGTCGGGACTCGCCGCTCAGCGACGAACTCAGCCCGGTCGGTGACGAGCAGGTGCTCGCCGACTGGCTGTCGATCGCCGGGATGTGA
- a CDS encoding DMT family transporter, translating into MEADPTRSQRLLGLTAVVAAIICFGMSSGIIKWPGAPGSVIAWWRLIGSSILWWSLTLTLRVARDRPLPSRASVVASTPAALCLGLQISLFFTAVTKTSIAHAEFIAALAPLLIIPTGFLVFHEQPNWKALRWGVLSVAGLVIVLLYGPDAGVATWQGDLLMGGVLILTVAYYSTSKYARGKGVPIIDFMSTIMPIGLVTATPIALVLAGDELWPLTWQTWVSIGLLSVLTGMAGHGLLFYAHRSVPIATISVMQVGQPALAAFWGWLIVGEAIALAQVPGMILVMLGIALVVWSSQRAVTRTATATSSPDPGSDPEPGRLVD; encoded by the coding sequence ATGGAAGCCGACCCCACCCGCTCGCAGCGTCTGCTCGGTCTGACCGCTGTCGTCGCCGCGATCATCTGCTTCGGCATGTCGTCCGGCATCATCAAGTGGCCGGGTGCGCCCGGGTCGGTGATCGCGTGGTGGCGGCTGATCGGATCGTCGATCCTGTGGTGGTCGCTGACCCTGACGCTGCGCGTCGCGCGTGACCGCCCGCTGCCGTCGCGTGCGAGCGTCGTGGCGAGTACACCCGCAGCGCTGTGTCTCGGCTTGCAGATCTCGCTCTTCTTCACGGCGGTGACGAAGACCTCCATCGCCCACGCCGAGTTCATCGCCGCGCTGGCGCCACTGCTCATCATCCCGACGGGCTTCCTCGTCTTCCACGAACAACCCAACTGGAAAGCGCTGCGTTGGGGCGTGCTGTCGGTCGCCGGCCTGGTGATCGTGCTGCTCTACGGGCCCGACGCCGGCGTCGCCACCTGGCAGGGCGACCTGCTCATGGGCGGCGTGCTCATCCTGACCGTCGCCTACTACTCGACCTCGAAGTACGCACGCGGCAAGGGGGTGCCGATCATCGACTTCATGTCGACGATCATGCCGATCGGGCTCGTGACCGCGACGCCGATCGCCCTGGTGCTCGCCGGGGACGAACTCTGGCCCCTGACCTGGCAGACGTGGGTGTCGATCGGGCTGCTGTCGGTGCTGACCGGCATGGCCGGGCACGGGTTGCTGTTCTACGCCCACCGGTCGGTGCCGATCGCCACCATCTCGGTCATGCAGGTCGGCCAGCCGGCGCTCGCCGCGTTCTGGGGGTGGCTCATCGTCGGCGAGGCGATCGCCCTCGCCCAGGTGCCGGGCATGATCCTCGTGATGCTCGGCATCGCCCTCGTCGTGTGGTCGAGCCAACGCGCCGTCACCCGCACCGCCACCGCCACCTCGAGCCCCGACCCCGGCTCAGACCCCGAACCCGGACGCCTGGTCGATTAA
- a CDS encoding thiamine diphosphokinase translates to MNETVVVVTGAAPLDADAVAHIPPNAIVIAADGALDHALAAGVTPAALVGDLDSISADGLAWAEAHTTIERHDPAKDLTDTELALAMALSFAPARVVLIAGPGDRLDHTFTAIGALGAPGLTGVPVLEGWWGAQRFHVLHGPGRIHLVTEPGATISLVATHGRCTGVSITGAEWPLHDAELAPLVGHGVSNVTTGADTEVTVSTGVLTIFSHPPATTKELP, encoded by the coding sequence ATGAACGAAACCGTGGTCGTCGTCACCGGGGCAGCCCCGCTCGACGCCGACGCCGTTGCGCACATCCCGCCGAACGCGATCGTCATCGCCGCGGACGGAGCGCTCGACCATGCACTCGCCGCCGGCGTGACCCCTGCGGCGTTGGTGGGCGATCTCGACTCGATCTCGGCCGACGGCCTCGCCTGGGCCGAAGCACACACCACCATCGAGCGGCACGACCCGGCGAAAGACCTCACCGACACCGAACTCGCACTCGCGATGGCGCTGTCGTTCGCCCCCGCCCGAGTCGTGTTGATCGCCGGGCCCGGTGATCGGCTCGATCACACGTTCACCGCGATCGGTGCACTCGGGGCACCGGGTCTGACCGGAGTCCCGGTGCTCGAAGGGTGGTGGGGCGCCCAGCGGTTCCACGTGCTGCACGGGCCAGGCCGAATCCATCTCGTCACCGAACCCGGCGCGACGATCTCGCTCGTGGCGACCCACGGACGGTGCACCGGCGTGTCGATCACCGGCGCCGAGTGGCCGCTCCACGACGCCGAACTCGCACCCCTCGTCGGGCACGGCGTCAGCAACGTCACGACCGGCGCCGACACCGAGGTCACCGTCTCGACCGGCGTCCTGACCATCTTCTCCCATCCCCCTGCAACGACCAAGGAGTTGCCATGA
- a CDS encoding SDR family NAD(P)-dependent oxidoreductase, protein MTTTQHLAGRIALVTGGGRGIGRSISEHLASHGAAVAVNYRRDADAAAEVVAAIEASGGRAAAYAASVDDADAMASMVEAITADLGPVDLLVCNAGIASRGQSVADTDPVELVRVINTHAVGAHHAARLVLPGMRQAARGDIVMISSVAAHTHGANGAPYSMGKAALESLAYTLAKEELPNGIHVNIVAPGLVETDMGVRLARAVYGKREMDDLRELDSQFPFGRVCQPDDIANVVTFLCSDAAGYVTGQRIVVDGGAGSFRS, encoded by the coding sequence ATGACGACGACGCAGCACCTGGCCGGCCGGATCGCACTCGTGACCGGTGGCGGCCGCGGGATCGGGCGGTCCATCAGCGAGCACCTCGCGTCGCACGGGGCAGCCGTGGCCGTCAACTATCGACGCGACGCCGACGCGGCCGCCGAGGTGGTCGCAGCGATCGAGGCGAGCGGCGGGCGAGCCGCTGCGTACGCCGCGTCGGTCGACGACGCCGATGCCATGGCGTCGATGGTCGAGGCGATCACCGCCGACCTCGGCCCCGTCGACCTGCTCGTCTGCAACGCAGGGATCGCATCACGCGGCCAATCGGTCGCCGACACCGACCCGGTCGAGCTCGTGCGGGTGATCAACACCCACGCCGTGGGGGCCCACCACGCCGCCCGCCTCGTGCTGCCGGGGATGCGCCAGGCGGCCCGTGGCGACATCGTCATGATCTCGTCGGTCGCCGCTCACACACACGGCGCGAACGGGGCGCCGTACAGCATGGGGAAGGCGGCGCTCGAGTCGCTCGCCTACACCCTCGCCAAGGAAGAGCTGCCGAACGGCATCCACGTCAACATCGTGGCGCCGGGCCTGGTCGAGACCGACATGGGTGTCCGGCTCGCACGCGCGGTGTACGGCAAGCGTGAGATGGACGACCTGCGCGAGCTCGACAGCCAGTTTCCGTTCGGTCGCGTCTGCCAGCCCGACGACATCGCGAACGTCGTCACGTTCCTCTGCAGCGATGCTGCGGGTTACGTGACGGGGCAGCGGATCGTCGTCGACGGTGGTGCCGGCTCGTTCCGCAGCTGA
- the surE gene encoding 5'/3'-nucleotidase SurE, translating into MRILVTNDDGIDAPGIMHLAEAVAPLGEVTVIAPASEYSGAGAAIGAIWESHPTVTRRPDFPVGGIVEAWAIDGPPALCTFYARLGAFGAPFDLVVSGINPGANVGRSVYHSGTVGACLTGRNGGWSGVAISQQSTWATEGQAYQDAISQQKWPTAAAVAAHFVEGMLTDLPSEPVVANVNVPNVELDELQGWSITEVGHQPPRSMTKAQLVERDGEPGVFDFDIRSGDLVDLPVDTDGGAVEAGIVSVSYLSRFVHEPRTDMGSAEASLASMFT; encoded by the coding sequence GTGCGCATCCTGGTGACGAACGACGACGGCATCGACGCTCCCGGCATCATGCATCTGGCCGAGGCGGTCGCCCCGCTCGGCGAGGTGACCGTGATCGCCCCGGCGAGCGAGTACTCGGGAGCCGGCGCAGCGATCGGCGCGATCTGGGAGAGCCACCCGACGGTGACACGCCGTCCCGACTTCCCCGTCGGCGGCATCGTCGAGGCGTGGGCGATCGACGGCCCGCCGGCACTCTGCACGTTCTACGCCCGCCTGGGAGCGTTCGGCGCCCCGTTCGACCTGGTCGTGTCGGGCATCAACCCGGGCGCCAACGTCGGCCGGTCGGTCTACCACTCGGGCACCGTCGGCGCGTGCCTCACCGGTCGCAACGGCGGCTGGTCGGGCGTGGCGATCAGCCAGCAGTCGACGTGGGCGACCGAGGGCCAGGCCTACCAGGACGCCATCTCCCAGCAGAAGTGGCCGACCGCCGCCGCGGTCGCCGCCCACTTCGTCGAGGGCATGCTCACCGATCTCCCGAGCGAGCCGGTGGTCGCGAACGTCAACGTCCCGAACGTCGAACTCGACGAGTTGCAGGGCTGGTCGATCACCGAAGTCGGACACCAGCCACCGCGTTCGATGACGAAGGCCCAGCTGGTCGAGCGTGACGGTGAACCCGGCGTGTTCGACTTCGACATCCGCTCCGGCGACCTCGTCGACCTGCCCGTCGACACCGACGGTGGCGCGGTCGAGGCCGGCATCGTCTCGGTCAGCTACCTCAGCCGGTTCGTCCACGAACCCCGCACCGACATGGGCTCGGCCGAAGCGTCGCTCGCCTCGATGTTCACCTGA
- a CDS encoding NifU family protein, protein MSPLEALAADSGDGRSKPIISITDAALSKLIELRSDEPDADQLGLRLSIVSGPGEDFRYDLSFDDYLQAAFTDEVRTHEGDAGTFKVVIPADSVERLTDATLDYTDNQGLVIRNPNRPQAPDVEGLTSDDELSAQIETIVSAEVNPALAAHGGFVTYVGHDGEGTVFMTMGGGCHGCSMSKMTMLEGVQTMLTEQLPEVQRVKDLTDHSTGENPFYS, encoded by the coding sequence ATGAGCCCCCTCGAAGCACTCGCAGCGGACAGTGGTGACGGTCGGAGCAAGCCGATCATCTCGATCACCGACGCCGCCCTCTCCAAGCTGATCGAGTTGCGCTCCGACGAGCCCGACGCCGACCAGCTCGGGCTGCGTCTCTCGATCGTGTCCGGCCCGGGCGAGGACTTCCGCTACGACTTGAGCTTCGACGACTACCTCCAGGCGGCGTTCACCGACGAGGTGCGCACCCACGAGGGCGACGCCGGGACGTTCAAGGTCGTGATCCCCGCCGACAGCGTCGAGCGGCTCACCGACGCCACGCTCGACTACACCGACAACCAGGGTCTCGTCATCCGGAACCCCAACCGGCCGCAGGCCCCCGACGTCGAGGGCCTCACGAGCGACGACGAGCTGTCGGCCCAGATCGAGACGATCGTGTCGGCCGAGGTCAACCCGGCGCTCGCCGCGCACGGCGGCTTCGTCACCTACGTCGGTCACGACGGTGAAGGCACCGTCTTCATGACGATGGGCGGCGGCTGTCACGGTTGCTCGATGAGCAAGATGACGATGCTCGAGGGTGTGCAGACCATGCTCACCGAGCAGCTCCCCGAGGTGCAGCGGGTCAAGGACCTCACCGATCACTCGACCGGCGAGAACCCCTTCTACAGCTGA